One part of the Spiribacter salinus M19-40 genome encodes these proteins:
- a CDS encoding DUF2007 domain-containing protein, whose amino-acid sequence MEKTVGNLERVHIIADPLIAGHIESVLAARGIYCMVRNRHLIGGAGEIPPLEAWPEIWVDRDDAPIARQLIHEVLEPAGPTPDPWICPDCGERIEGQFAECWHCGAVAP is encoded by the coding sequence ATGGAAAAGACAGTCGGCAATCTCGAGCGCGTTCACATTATCGCCGACCCCCTCATTGCTGGTCATATCGAATCCGTCCTCGCCGCGCGGGGCATTTACTGCATGGTGCGCAATCGTCACCTCATCGGCGGGGCCGGAGAGATCCCGCCGCTGGAGGCCTGGCCCGAGATCTGGGTGGATCGTGACGATGCCCCGATCGCCCGCCAGCTCATCCATGAGGTGCTCGAGCCGGCGGGCCCAACGCCCGACCCCTGGATCTGTCCCGACTGTGGTGAGCGGATTGAAGGGCAATTTGCTGAGTGCTGGCACTGTGGGGCCGTCGCACCATGA